The Vitis vinifera cultivar Pinot Noir 40024 chromosome 18, ASM3070453v1 region TGTTACATTTCCCTTAACCAACTATTTGGTTCCAAACGCAATCTAACTAGTTCATAGTTCGTTGCAATTTCACCATATTGAACTAGTGGAGAAAATATTGGAACTTGTGTGTTGAGTTTGCAAGAGTTGAAAGTGTGCAGTTACTAATAAACAAGACTAAATTATACAACTTTGGATAGCAACACCATTTCTTTCCATACAAAAACTGTGTTTTGTTAGTGAGGTAAGATGCCTCCGAGAAAGATAGAGAACTTGTTCCAAAGGGGTAGAAAGACTAGGAAACCTTGCACTTCAAACCAACTTCAAAAACCATCTCATAAGGCCTTTAAGGGGTAAATTTCCCCTAAAGAAAATAAGGATACCATATTCCCACTTTGATGGACATATGGTAACATATGGTCAGATTTGATGGAGTTGACTTACCACAGCATATAAAGCCCCAGTCTGTATTTGATGCCTGGATAAAGTCAATGGTTTGTGAGTGTGACTTCCTTGTGATCCTTTATATGAGAAGTAGAGTTTTGAGCAATCAAGGAAGTTCTTGAAGCatcttaataataaaatgacCAACTGAAACTTTTTACAAATTCTTCCTTTGAAGCTAGTGCTTTAACAATTGGAAGAGGCTGAATACATTCTTGATGAGTGCAAGTAATATTCTAGTTCAGATGTTGATATGCCCTCACGTAACATGTTTTTTGGATGCATTTGTAAGAGTTGGGTTTACCTTATGATTCAAAAGAATCATGCTGGCAATATTTAGGAACTATGGGTTTCTTGAAGCTGAATAACTTGGTCCAACTActaggaagaaaaggaaagttGCTACATGAAATCCTAAGCTTTCTCAGAGATCTAAACACCATTGCTGCTCTTTTATATGCACATTCTTAAGATCAGTGATTACATTTAGGGTTGATGTATTTTTATCAACctgtttttttcttctgattttacctatcaaaaaaaaaaaaatatttttgttttattattcagGTGTAAAATCATGTCAGTTCCTTGAATCTGTCTGCTTGAACGTTGCCTTGTCACATCTAGTGATAGGACTAAAACAACAGACAAAATTAAGCTTTGTGTTGTTCAGATCCCTAGTTGTCATTGGTGCATTTTATCACTAGCcattttacttaattcttactgTTTGTTCAGTATTTCATTTCTAGTGTTCCCCACAGATATTGGCATGGATGGAAGCTCAAAACCGATTTCAGATGTCAGCAGCTGATCATGCCATCAGATTGgaattaatcataaaaatccAAAGTTTAGCAGAGGCCGAAGAGTATTTTGAACATTTACCCAATTCCTCTTCACGGAAAGCGGCATGTCTACCTCTTCTTCATGCTTATGTAAAAGAAAGGGCTATTGAAAAAGCTGAGGCTCTCATGCTGAAGCTGAATGACCTGGGGCTGACTGTGAGCCCTCATCCATTTAATGAAATGATGAAGCTTTATATGGCTACATCTCAATTTGAGAGAGTGCCCACTGTGATTCTGCAAATGAAGCAAAACAAAATACCCTTAAATGTTCTATCCTACAACCTCTGGATGAGTGCTTGCAGTGAGGTATCTGGGCTTGCTTCAGCAGAGATGGTTTACAAAGATATGGTGGATGATAAGAACGTGGAAGTGGGGTGGAGTACCCTTTCTACTTTAGCCAATATCTATCTGAAATCTGGACTTATCAAGAAGGCCAATTTGGCCCTAAAAAACGCAGAAAAGAAGCTATCTGCTCATAATCGCCTTGGTTATTTCTTCCTTATTACAATGTATGCCTCTTTGAGCAATAAGGAGGAAGTTCTTCGGCTTTGGGAAGCTAGTAAAAAAGTGGGAGGTAGAATCACATCTACCAATTACATGTGCATATTGTTGTGTTTGGTAAAGCTTGGTGATATTGCAGAAGCTGAGAGAATTTTCAGGGAATGGGAATCCAAGTGTTGGAAGTATGACATTAGAGTCTCCAATGTCCTTCTGGGTGCATACATGAGGACTGGATCAATGGACAAAGCTGAGTCATTACATCTTCACACATTGGAGAGAGGTGGGTGTCCAAATTATAAGACATGGGAGATTCTTATGGAGGGATGGATGAAAAGCCAAAATATGGATAAAGCCATCAATGCCATGAAAAAAGGGTTTTCCATGTTGAAACATTGTGATTGGAGGCCAAACCATGGTCTTGTAACGGCCATTGCAAGGTACTTGGAGGAGCATGGGAATGTTAACGATCTGAATCAGTATGTTAAAGTTATTCACCAATTAGGTGTTGCAAAATTACCATTGTATAAATCTTTACTCAGAATGCATCTGCTCTTTCAAAGACCAGTCTTTGACATCCTTAAAATGATGGAGAAGGATGAAATTGAGATGGATGATGAGACTTCTGCCCTTGTTCAAGCCTTCAAAGTGTAAGCAGGATTAGTGCTGTACGAGGTATCTTAATGACTTGCTATGGATGCCAGAATTCTACTTCCTGGATTGTATTGTTTTTTGGGATCAAAACCTTCAAGCAGGGAAAAAGGGATAAGCGAGGATGACAGAGGAGAAGATGCTATAAATGAGGAAATGAACTATATTGGTCTCAAAGGAGTTGGTTCTCTGTTGTTTACATGGTAATGTAATTGCagaatagtttaaaaatatttcacatgttttttatttcaaaattattagtaaAAGCTGAagttcctattattattatgaacAACATACAGTCCTCAAAATGaccatcattttttattgtcaataaCAGCTGAAGTTCTCATTATTAACATGCAGTACCCAAAGTATCTTATACAAACCACATGCAGATGCCCTAAAGCCAGCTCATTTGGAGATAGCAGTAAAACTTCAAGTCAATGCAGCCATCAACATCTTGTGGAATTCTTTGGTGTGCACTAGCAATTTATCTTGAGGTGGCAAACATTCTTTGATAATAGGAAGCTTGAGGAATTTCTGGAACCATGCACCGAGCAAAGGCGTCATCTCTACATCAATCATGTTTACACCAGCAACTTCCTCATTCATTCGAGCCCAGCATCCAATCCAGCCAACAGCAATGTCTAGAAAGCCTATTGTTTCACCCCCAAAAAAG contains the following coding sequences:
- the LOC100252393 gene encoding pentatricopeptide repeat-containing protein At5g27460, whose protein sequence is MAFRCLFFTLRRYAYSSRRSISSKTTPMDEAACTCKRDDLTSRMLKLVFPRRSATAVLQNWIDQGHKVTASDLRNVSRQLLKSKRHKHALEILAWMEAQNRFQMSAADHAIRLELIIKIQSLAEAEEYFEHLPNSSSRKAACLPLLHAYVKERAIEKAEALMLKLNDLGLTVSPHPFNEMMKLYMATSQFERVPTVILQMKQNKIPLNVLSYNLWMSACSEVSGLASAEMVYKDMVDDKNVEVGWSTLSTLANIYLKSGLIKKANLALKNAEKKLSAHNRLGYFFLITMYASLSNKEEVLRLWEASKKVGGRITSTNYMCILLCLVKLGDIAEAERIFREWESKCWKYDIRVSNVLLGAYMRTGSMDKAESLHLHTLERGGCPNYKTWEILMEGWMKSQNMDKAINAMKKGFSMLKHCDWRPNHGLVTAIARYLEEHGNVNDLNQYVKVIHQLGVAKLPLYKSLLRMHLLFQRPVFDILKMMEKDEIEMDDETSALVQAFKV